From the genome of Coriobacteriia bacterium:
GGAAACTCTCACCGATATCCCGCAGTGGTTTGCCGATTCATACAACGACTATGCGAATGAGAACGCGGTTTATTTGCACCTCGATACCGAGTTTCCTCCGCCGGTCGGTCTCGATCCCGAGAAACTCGGCGCCAGTCGCGTCGCGCGCATGAAAGCAACCGAAAAGATGAGCGATGCCCGTATGAAGGGGGTCGTTCGTTGGAATATAGCAAGTGTCGCGACGATTCCTTGGGCCTCACTCGTTTATCCTGAGCTTTCGCAAAGCGAGGGGCTCGCTGCTCTCTGGTATGATGTGCTGCTTTGCACCCGCTGCCTTAAAGGAGATCCCATCGCCGCATGGGATGCACATGTTGCTCGAAACAACACGTATCGCGATAAGCTTAACGAGGCTCGTTTCACCGAGTTGCACTTCAAGAGCGGTTTGGGAACCGATCTGACCCTCGGCCTCCCCGAGGGGTATCATTTCGCCGGCTCGCAAGAAAACGGTGCGAACGACGTGCCGTTTATCGCCAATATGCCCAGTGAGGAGATTTTCGCCGCTCCGCATCGTGACAAGGTCGACGGTGTGGTCGTGGCCTCCAAGCCTCTCTTTTATAACAACGTGCTCGTAGAGGGCCTCAGGTTCGAATTCAAAGACGGCAAGGTCGCACATTTTTCTGCGGATAAAGGTGCCGAGATCATCGAGCATCTTTTGGCCACCGATGAAGGAGCGAAGCATTTGGGTGAGGTCGCGCTGGTGCCTTTCGATTCGACCGTGCAAAACACCGGAAAACTCTTTTTCACCACGCTTTACGATGAAAACGCCGCCTGTCACTTGGCGCTCGGTGAAAGCTATCCGGAGTCGATTGAAAACGGCCAGAGTATGACCAAGGACGAGCTCCTCGCAAAGGGGATGAACCAGTCGCTCGAGCATGTCGACTTCATGTTCGGTACCGCCGATCTCGAAATCATCGGCACGACGGAGCAAGGCGAAGAAATTGCAATTTTCCGAGAGGGAAATTGGACGATATAGAGATACGACCGAGCGCACCGAAGAAGCACACGACCGTTCGCGCCCGCAAAGGGCGCAGAGGAGAACACGATATGGATTCGCTCAACAGGGCAGATATTAAGAAAACGGCGAAATCTGCGTTGCGTGCGCAGACGTCGACCATGGTGTTGGCGTATTTGATACTGACGCTCATCACTACGACGTTCGTTGGTTTGTACGAGGCAATTTTCAGCTCCTCGCAACCCGCTGTGAACCCGACGGCGGGAATGTGGTTGAGCAGCATGGTCTTTAATTTCGTGATCGTCATTATCGCCGGTGTCCTCCGGATAGGCTTTGTGAAGATGTCGCTTGCTGCGTTGAGAGGCGAGCAACAATCGACGTCGGATGTGTTCGGTGTATTTAAGGATTTCGCCCATGTAGCGGGACTCGTTTTTGTGACGTTGGTGAAGATTTTTCTCTGGTCTTTGCTGTTTATCATTCCCGGAATCATCGCGCAGTATCGCTATGCGATGGTCTACTACATTTACTTGGAGAATCCGGAATTGACCTACGATGAGACGCTGAAACTTTCGAGCGATATGATGCGCGGTCACAAATTCGAGTTGTTCGTTTTCCAGCTCAGCTTTTTCCTCTGGGTTCTACTCGGTATCGTGACGTTCGGTCTTGCCATGCTTTGGGTCGGGCCCTACATGCAGATCGGCGAGGCGGAGTTTTACAATCGCTTGAAAGCATCGGCGATACCGGCCCCGGCAGACGATGTGCATCCGGAGGCATTGTCGTCCGAGGAGCCCGTTGTCGCTTCGAACGACAGTGCCGAATAAGCGTTACCGTAGAACTAGTATTTTCACTGTAAGCTGAGCTAAGAACTGCATAAGCCCCGCACTTTTTGTGTGGGGCTTATTTTGTGACTTTACGCTATCGTTGCTCCCGTTCGAGAAGCGCTACCTTTTTCGAAAGACCGCCGGCGTAGCCGATCAATTTTCCATTGCTGCCGATTACGCGGTGACAGGGTACGACGATGGCGATGGGGTTTTTGTTGTTGGCTCCTCCGACGGCGCGACAAGCCTTCGGGTTCCCGATTCTCTCTGCGATTTCTTTATAGGTTGCAGTCTCGCCGTAGGGGATGGTCGTGAGTGCCTGCCAGACTTTTTGCTGGAAATCGGTGCCGGTAGTTATATCGAGATCGAGATCGAACTCCGTTCTCTTCCCGGAGAAATATTCTTCGAGCTGCGAGATCGCCCGATCTACGTGATATTTTTCAGTGGCGGTCCCGCTATTTTTCCAGCAGTTTGCTTCAGCCGAATCTTGAGTAAGCTCGGTATCCCCACCTACAAAAAAATCAAGACAGGTAATCCCTTTTTCGCTTGCAGAGATAACAAGCGGGCCGAGCGGGGATTTCATTATTTTCGTGTAAGACATGGAGGCATACCTTTCTCGTGCTTTCCAGTATCCCCGAGAATTCATCAATTGTTAAGGTACCGCACAGAAAAGATTCAGAGGTGTGAAAGCTGTCCATGGCATCATGGCTGTACTCGATGAAAGGATGCGGTTATGGCTCTTGATAAGCGTGCGACGCTCGGTGTGGTCTTCGGTTTGTGTGCTTTAGTCGCAGCCGGTGGATTCGTGTGGGGGATCACGACTTCCTCCGAACGCGATAATCGCATCCTTTTTGAGAGGTATGGGGGCGATATCGTCGAAGTCTGCGTTGCGACAAAAGACATCAAGGCCGGCGAACTCATATCTGATAAAGAAATAAAGACGAAGTCGTGGGTGGCTTCCCTCCTTCCCGAAAAAGCGGTGCTTGGCCGTAATCGACTCGCTATTCGAAATAAGAGGGCGAGCGAACATATCGTAAAAGGCGAGCCGATTTCCTTGCTTCGCGTAAAAGATAATGCGAACAAAATGGATGAAATACCGGAAGGGTGTACCGCGATTACGCTGCAGACCGACCCCGTACGTGCGCTCGGAGGGCAGGCGAAAGCGGGAATGTATGTGACGCTCTTGGATACTTCGGACACCGATCGTACGAGTATTTTGGCTGAACATGTCGAGGTCTTGGTCTCGAGTACGGAAACCGATTCAAAAAGAAGCGGCACGTTGATCGGGTCTTCTTCGGCTCCGGATATCACATGGATAACACTGTCGATTCCCGACGAACTTGTTGCGCAGGTAGCCGCCGCTTCATCGGCGAACGCGACCTATATCGTCATGCCGAAAAACTCCGATGCCAAGTTATCGTCACTGGTGGAAGCGACCTCGGCAATCGAACTTGCGCCGAGGACAGAAAAATGAGCGAGATAATTGCGATTGTAACCTCCGATTCGCGGGAACGATCCCGCTTGGAATTTCTCGCGAAACAGAGAGGACCCGGTGAGGTCCACTTCTATTCGAGTGGTGCAGAACTTTTCGAAGCGCTCAACACCAAGGAAAGCCGCCGAGAGGGTATAGCGATTGTTGGAAATACGGTGGGTGACATCGCACCGCTCAATCTCGTCGATGCTCTCCGCAATGAATTCACCGGCATGCGAGTCATCGCCATTTTGGCAAACCGTGACGATGGGCTGGTGAATAAAGCGATGCTTGCGGGTGCAAGCGCTGCGGTTGAGGAAGGTTGTAGAGAAGAAGATCTCAACCTTGCGATTGAGAGAGTCTCTCGATCCCGACTGTATGTCCCCGAAACAGCAGGACTTGCTCGGAAACGAGGGGAGGAGCTCGGGAAGCGGGGAAACGTTGTGACTTTCGTCGGTGCAAAGGGTGGGTGCGGACGTTCGACCATTGCGTGCTTGTTGGCGGAGCAGTTTTCTTCCGATGGGGTGAACGTGGCTCTCGTCGATTTCGATTTGCAATTCGGCGATCTCGGCTTCTTATTCAATAGAATACAGGGCCCGACTATTCTGGAAATGATGCAAGGTATTACAGCGACTGTCTCTTCCGTCGCTCGGTATGGTCGACCGATTCATGAGAATCTCACCCTGTTCGCGCCTGATCCCGCTCCTGAAAAGGCAGAGCTTCTGAATGGACTTGTGCGTACATGCATCGCTGCCATCAGACGTGAATATGATCTCGTATTGGTGAACACGGGCGCATTTTGGACGCTATTTCATGCAGAAGTTCTAGATGTGAGCGATCAGGCCGTGTGTGTTTGTGAGCAGAGTATCGTTTCAATGCGCGCGACCGTTCAATTGCTGGGGCTTTGTTCAAAGCTCGGAATTCCTGCTAAGCAGTTCATTTTTGTGGCGAATAGAATGCAAAGCCGAGGATTATCGCAAAATGACATCGCATCCGGAATCGACGTCGAGAAAGTGATTCCCATCGCAAATGCTCCGCAAGAGTTCTCAATGATATTCGAAGGCGGCAATATTGCCGAGGCCTTGGAACTCATGCTCAAGCGAGATGACGGTATTCAGGTGCTTTATGAACATCTTGCCGGGAAAATGGGAATTTCGGTTAGGAATGTTGAGAACATGCGGTCGGCTATGCATAAAAACTCGAGGTGGTTATGGAAATGAACACTTTGCTCGGGCGTATACAGCATGATGACAAGCCCGATTTGAAAAATTCGCTTGTGGATATTGTGACGAATGAGCTCTACAGAATAATCCCGTCTCAAAAAATCGCAAGTCTGATTGTCGAGAACCCAACGGGAGCTCGAAAAGAATTGGAGCATATTTTACATGAGATAACCGTCAAGCCACCGTGCAAAATTATCGATTCGGCACGACGCGGTGAAGTCGTCGGAAAAGTCATTTCGGCAATTCTCGGGTTCGGTCCAATCGATGATTTACTCGATGACCCTTCGGTTACAGAAATAATGGTCAACGGCGGAAAGAAAATATTCTTCGAACGCGATGGACGTCTTTACCAATCAAGTTTTTCTTTTAAGAACGATCAAGAGGTTCGTACGATTATCGACAGGATTATATCTCCTCTCGGGCGCAGAATCGATGAGCGCACACCTATGGTGAATGCGCGTCTGCCGCAGGGGCATCGTGTCCATGCGGTTATTCCGCCCTTATCTTTGGACGGCCCCATTTTGACGATTCGTAAATTTCGGGATGAGATTTTTGATTTCGAAGAGCTTACTCGTCTCGGTACGATGTCTCCTCAACTTTCCCAATTGCTTCTTTGGTTGGTGCAGGCAAGAAAGAATATCGCAGTGACGGGGGGCACCGGTTCCGGTAAAACCACGTTGCTCAATGCCTTGTCCAATGCAATCGACATTCATGAGCGAATTATCACCATAGAGGATTCCGCGGAGCTGAAGTTCGAACGCCATCCGCACGTGATCCGTCTGGAGAGCCGGCCGGCCAATCTCGAAGGGAAGGGCGCGGTTACTATCAGGGAATTGGTGATAAACAGTCTGAGGATGCGTCCGGACAGAATCGTCGTCGGTGAAGTTCGCGGTGCGGAGGCACTCGAGATGCTCCAAGCGATGAACACCGGACATGACGGTTCGCTGACGACTCTTCATGCGAATTCTGCTGATGAGGCGGCGGGAAGGCTCATCACCATGGTCGGGTATGGCGCTCAGTTGCCGCATACACAGATACTCGCGCAAATAGCTTCGGCATTCGATGTTATCGTCCATCAAAGCAGATTCGCGGATGGAGTGCGAAGAATCACTGAAATTGCTCTTGTGAAAGGAGTTTCGGAAGACGCATGTTTGCTCGAACGAATCTGCTCCTATGTTCAAGAAGGAAAAACTCTCGAAGGAAAAATCCAAGGACATTGGGACTTTTCTTGCAATGAGAAGCTTATGCAAGAGTTCATTGTCAAGGGAATTGCTTCGGATTCGGAGGTGGATCGATGGGTTTCACAGTTGTAGCGTGCGGTATTTTGTTCGTCATTTGCATAACTTTCGCCGGGTTTCTTTGCGGTCGGTTTTTGGCAGCTTATTTGCACAATAACGAGATGAAAAAATCTTCGCTTTTACGCGCAGGGAGCACATTTTCCAACGGAGCCGATCAGGATGCTCCGACCGTAGGCGTGCGCAACATTTCTGTACTCGTTTCCCTTCTCGAGCGACTTCCCGAAATATTCCCCGGCAAAAGAGTGGTTCCGGCCACGTGGGAACACTATGTAGATGGCGTTCTCTCTCGTGCCAATATCGATGCTGAAGGTGGGACCTTGCTGAAGTGGTCGTTGGTGCTGATTTCTTGTGTCATGTTGTTATCGATTATTTTGCGTCATGCACTTTTTGGTCTTTTGATTTTGGTGACATTCTACGTGATTTCAGTGCTTTATTTAACGAGGCGTTCAGAAAAGACAGCGCAATTGTTGCGCACGCAATCTATAGATTTTGCCGATGACTTGTCTGATTCGCTGAGCGCAGGTCGTTCGCTTTCCCAAGCGATTCTTGCATCTTGTGAAAATGCCAAAGAGCCTATGGGCGGAATCATCAAAGAAATGGTGGCTTTAGTGAATTATGGGTTTTCTGCCGATGAGGCCTTTGAAAAATGCGCTCGAGAAACCTCCCGGCCCGAACTCCATACGCTGGCGGCTGCAATCAGAATTCAATATCAATCGGGAGGAAATATTCGAAACGTACTTGCTGAGTTTTCTTCTCAGATGAGGCAGAACCTTCTTTTCGAGCAAAATTTGAAGACGCAAACGGCTCAAGGACGACTTTCGGTCCAGGTGGTCGGATTCGTTCCACCCATTCTCGTCGTTGCTATGAATTTTCTCATGCCGGGGTATTTTGCCGCGTTCTTTGCAAACCCTGTGGGCAAGGTCTTATTTTATTTCGCGGTGGGGCTTGATCTCATCGGTTTATTGGCAGTCCGAAATATTATGAAAATTTCGATTTCCTAAAGGACGTGGCTATGCATTTTGATGTGATGACAACTGTTTTCGGAATTGCGGGCTCGCTTTTCTTTGGTTTATTCGTGCATTCGATGTATTCAAATCATACGGAGAAGCATCGATATCATGGCATGGCACTCGAACGAATCCATGGCGGCTTTCACGGAGAGGATCGCGAACGTGCTTGCTCCCATCGGAAGGTCATGGCGGCGCTCCAAGCCGTTTTGTGCTTTTTCGAAAATCATCCGGTTATAGGTGCTCCGGTAGAAGTTCTTGCTCGCGTGCGGGAGGGGCTGCAAACCGAGACTCTGCAAAAGGTAAAGGAATCGCGTGTCCTGCATTCGTATATGGACCCGCTCTCCTTTCGTCAGTACAACACGCTTGTTTCTGCGAGCTCGGCAGGCTTTGGTGTGGTCATCGGAGTATGCGGGCTTGTTTTGGGATCCTTTTACTCGATTTGTTTCTGTGTCGGCGGGATGTTTCTTTTCTCTCAATTGGTTGATCGAGCCCTACTTCGGCTTGCTGATAAAAAGCGAGAAACCTATGAACGAGATCTTGCCGGAATGATGAACATGATTGTTCTCGGAGTAGAAGCCGGAGCGACATTCGATACAGCCTTCGGTTCGTATGTCGATAGTTTCGATGCCCCGCTCGCGCTTGCTTCTCGCAAGACCTATCGCTCCTACATTTCCGGTGTGCGCTCGCGAAGCGATGCGCTTGACGAGCTCGCCAAGGAAATCGATTCGGAAATATTTTTCCGGTTTATCGCAACGATAAAAAGAGCGCTGTATCTCGGTAGTCCCCTATCGCTTGCTCTCGACGATCAGTTGAGCGATATACGTGCCTATAGAAAGGAAAAGGTTGAAGAGGAGATAGCGAAAAAGCCGGTGAAAATCCTCCTCCCACTCGGAGTATGCATTTTACCTGCAATGCTGATTTTGCTTTTGGGGCCGATTTTGATGGAGGTGATGCAAGGAATAAATATGGGTGCTTAGCAAACGGTAAGGAAGTTCATATCCATTGGAAGAGGAAGGAAAGGACCATGCAACTCTATTATTATTTGAGGTCTTACTTCGGGGAAGATTCGGGGCAAGGAATATCTGAGTATCTCATTATCCTTGCAGTTGTCGTAATCGCAGCCATCGGACTGGCGACGAAATTCAACGCAGCGCTCACCGGCTTGTGGGGGTCGATAACCAGCCAGATTTCACTAATCACCTAGTGGCGTCGAGATGAAACGACTTGAGGAGTCCTCCGGGCAGGCGGTTCTCGAATACCTCATCGGATCCTTCTTGGTTGCGATTATTCTTCTTGCACTTGCCGGTGTTTGGCACGGATGGCGTGAAGAAGCGGTAAGACAGGACTCTATGCTGGGAAAAACTTTTACCTCCGCGCCCTATTCAAATTCATCATCGATGGGAGGGAGTGCACAAGGTGCAAAAGACATTCTCATGCATTAGGGTCTTTCGAGCAGAGGAGGGTCAAGCCATGGTCGAGACCCCGATTGTGATTTCTGTAATTTGCCTCATGATTTTCATGCTTCTCCAACCTGCGGTGATGCTGATTGGGAAAATGATGGTCGGCTATACCGTCGGGTGTGTCGCTCGCGTCGCGGCAACCGATATTTCCTACGGGGGTGCGAATCACTCGGCATTGCTTAAAGCATATGCCGCCGATAAGCTCAGCGCCTTGCCACAAACCGATTTATTTTATGTACCGGGCTCTCTCCAAGTGAGCGTGGATGGAAATCCCCGGTCAGATTTTTTTAAAGTATCCGTCTCTATAAAACAAAAGCCTCTGCCACTTGTGGGAGCGGCTTTGAAAAAAGATGCCGCCGGATTGTTGGTGGTTTCCTCCAGTACGAAAATATGGGGCGCTCAGTTGCAGGTCGACCCCTCGTATGGGGAAGGACCGTTGATCGTCGGGGTTCGAAGGTGATGCGAAATGCTGAGATTATTTAAAAACGATGAGGGTTCGACTGCGCTGACGGTCGTCGTATCCATCGTGCTCGTCGTCGTTCTCGTTGCCTTTAGCATGCAATGGTATTGGGTCAATTCGTCATCTGCCGATGTTCAGTTCATGGCAGACATGGGAGCGGTCGGTGCGGCGGATGCCATTGCAAAAACAGTAAGTGTCATACAGGTTATCGATGCGGTGATGATGTCTTTGAACCTGTTCGGACTTGTCATACACGCGACCGTCCTCGTGGCAGGTGTGGCAAGTGTCGTCGGTGCACCCGTCGGGGGTGCTGCAATGGCGCCGTTTTTGGAGCGATCCGTCGCGTTTGATAAAGATTTCGTCGAAGCAAGGCGAAAATTTTCCGATGCGGTCTATGGAGCTGCGCAAAAGATATCCGATGCCGCGCCGTACCTCGCTTTGGGGTATGCTTCGAATCTCGTGGCTCAGAACGCATCCGCACGAGATTCATTCAATAAATCGAGCTACCACGTAATTACGATTCCGTTCCCTGCGAAAGGAGTGGTGACGCGCAGTGATTTTTCCGAGACGGAAGGAGAACTCGTCTCATCAATCGAGAAAACATCGAACAGTAACAAAACGGATGCCACAGATTTAAAAGTTCTTGATGAAAAACTTCAGACTGCCATCGATGAATGTTATTCCGCCGATATCTACAAGGCAATCGGTGTGCCTCGTGCACGCTGGAATCCGTCACAGTCATTGGCCGATTTCAAAGGAGAGTTCGAAAAGGTCGCTGCGCAGGTGCAAGGAGTCGGTTACTCCGCAAACCCCATCGATGAGTCATCACAAAGCGCTCGGTTGAGTTTGGAAGAGATATACAATCGCGATCTCAAGTCTGTGACGGATTCGGTTCGTTCTCGGGTGCAGGATGCCATCGGGGAGGAACCGGTGGCGGATGGACCGATGACATCGGTTCAAGTGGACATCGATGAGCTCTACCGTGTTTGGAGCGAACAACAAGTGTATTTGCTCGAACATGAGACGGGCCGGCGTAAAGCGTACCATTGCGACCAAGAATGCAGCGGTCTTGCAAACGCGAGTGAGGTACTGCAAACAGTGGATATTTCTGCGGTATATGGGGATGCGGATCATCCTCCGTGCTCCGTGTGCCGTCCTTTTTCTTGGGCTGCGGTTCAGTCGTGGCGTCAGAATTCATCGAGCTTTCTGGAAGCGTGGAACTCTGAAGCTTCGGCGATTCGATCCTATGAAGAAATTCGCGCTCTCATCAAAGAAAAGTCGCAAGGAATGCAGGAGCGGACCCGAAATGGATTCGACGAGTTGCTCAAAGCGGCCGAGAAGTATTTAAAAGGTGGCAGACTCACGTATGAACCTGCTGGTTCTCGAGGTATTCTATGCATCGCATATGCAAGCGGTGGGCGCGCGATGCCGGGGTTTACCCTTTCTGAGATCACCAACACAGAGAACGTGGAACTCGGTCCGCAGGTTGCTCTGGCGGCGTCTAAAATAATGCCGGCAAAGGGGCTATACGATATTAAGGCAGGGGTCAGTACGACGAATAATTAT
Proteins encoded in this window:
- a CDS encoding type II secretion system F family protein, translated to MALERIHGGFHGEDRERACSHRKVMAALQAVLCFFENHPVIGAPVEVLARVREGLQTETLQKVKESRVLHSYMDPLSFRQYNTLVSASSAGFGVVIGVCGLVLGSFYSICFCVGGMFLFSQLVDRALLRLADKKRETYERDLAGMMNMIVLGVEAGATFDTAFGSYVDSFDAPLALASRKTYRSYISGVRSRSDALDELAKEIDSEIFFRFIATIKRALYLGSPLSLALDDQLSDIRAYRKEKVEEEIAKKPVKILLPLGVCILPAMLILLLGPILMEVMQGINMGA
- a CDS encoding CpaF family protein — encoded protein: MEMNTLLGRIQHDDKPDLKNSLVDIVTNELYRIIPSQKIASLIVENPTGARKELEHILHEITVKPPCKIIDSARRGEVVGKVISAILGFGPIDDLLDDPSVTEIMVNGGKKIFFERDGRLYQSSFSFKNDQEVRTIIDRIISPLGRRIDERTPMVNARLPQGHRVHAVIPPLSLDGPILTIRKFRDEIFDFEELTRLGTMSPQLSQLLLWLVQARKNIAVTGGTGSGKTTLLNALSNAIDIHERIITIEDSAELKFERHPHVIRLESRPANLEGKGAVTIRELVINSLRMRPDRIVVGEVRGAEALEMLQAMNTGHDGSLTTLHANSADEAAGRLITMVGYGAQLPHTQILAQIASAFDVIVHQSRFADGVRRITEIALVKGVSEDACLLERICSYVQEGKTLEGKIQGHWDFSCNEKLMQEFIVKGIASDSEVDRWVSQL
- a CDS encoding methylated-DNA--[protein]-cysteine S-methyltransferase; the protein is MSYTKIMKSPLGPLVISASEKGITCLDFFVGGDTELTQDSAEANCWKNSGTATEKYHVDRAISQLEEYFSGKRTEFDLDLDITTGTDFQQKVWQALTTIPYGETATYKEIAERIGNPKACRAVGGANNKNPIAIVVPCHRVIGSNGKLIGYAGGLSKKVALLEREQR
- a CDS encoding type II secretion system F family protein codes for the protein MGFTVVACGILFVICITFAGFLCGRFLAAYLHNNEMKKSSLLRAGSTFSNGADQDAPTVGVRNISVLVSLLERLPEIFPGKRVVPATWEHYVDGVLSRANIDAEGGTLLKWSLVLISCVMLLSIILRHALFGLLILVTFYVISVLYLTRRSEKTAQLLRTQSIDFADDLSDSLSAGRSLSQAILASCENAKEPMGGIIKEMVALVNYGFSADEAFEKCARETSRPELHTLAAAIRIQYQSGGNIRNVLAEFSSQMRQNLLFEQNLKTQTAQGRLSVQVVGFVPPILVVAMNFLMPGYFAAFFANPVGKVLFYFAVGLDLIGLLAVRNIMKISIS
- a CDS encoding AAA family ATPase; protein product: MSEIIAIVTSDSRERSRLEFLAKQRGPGEVHFYSSGAELFEALNTKESRREGIAIVGNTVGDIAPLNLVDALRNEFTGMRVIAILANRDDGLVNKAMLAGASAAVEEGCREEDLNLAIERVSRSRLYVPETAGLARKRGEELGKRGNVVTFVGAKGGCGRSTIACLLAEQFSSDGVNVALVDFDLQFGDLGFLFNRIQGPTILEMMQGITATVSSVARYGRPIHENLTLFAPDPAPEKAELLNGLVRTCIAAIRREYDLVLVNTGAFWTLFHAEVLDVSDQAVCVCEQSIVSMRATVQLLGLCSKLGIPAKQFIFVANRMQSRGLSQNDIASGIDVEKVIPIANAPQEFSMIFEGGNIAEALELMLKRDDGIQVLYEHLAGKMGISVRNVENMRSAMHKNSRWLWK
- a CDS encoding DUF975 family protein, which codes for MDDIEIRPSAPKKHTTVRARKGRRGEHDMDSLNRADIKKTAKSALRAQTSTMVLAYLILTLITTTFVGLYEAIFSSSQPAVNPTAGMWLSSMVFNFVIVIIAGVLRIGFVKMSLAALRGEQQSTSDVFGVFKDFAHVAGLVFVTLVKIFLWSLLFIIPGIIAQYRYAMVYYIYLENPELTYDETLKLSSDMMRGHKFELFVFQLSFFLWVLLGIVTFGLAMLWVGPYMQIGEAEFYNRLKASAIPAPADDVHPEALSSEEPVVASNDSAE
- a CDS encoding aminopeptidase; this encodes MKKAVSNLNERLQEYAKLLIVRGVNLHAGQTLILSAPIEGAELARMVMRQAYEAGAKDVITRWNDIPGGELRIRYAEKETLTDIPQWFADSYNDYANENAVYLHLDTEFPPPVGLDPEKLGASRVARMKATEKMSDARMKGVVRWNIASVATIPWASLVYPELSQSEGLAALWYDVLLCTRCLKGDPIAAWDAHVARNNTYRDKLNEARFTELHFKSGLGTDLTLGLPEGYHFAGSQENGANDVPFIANMPSEEIFAAPHRDKVDGVVVASKPLFYNNVLVEGLRFEFKDGKVAHFSADKGAEIIEHLLATDEGAKHLGEVALVPFDSTVQNTGKLFFTTLYDENAACHLALGESYPESIENGQSMTKDELLAKGMNQSLEHVDFMFGTADLEIIGTTEQGEEIAIFREGNWTI